In the Pelmatolapia mariae isolate MD_Pm_ZW linkage group LG10_11, Pm_UMD_F_2, whole genome shotgun sequence genome, GGGTGTAGCTTCCAGGTCTGAAAACTGAAGCCAGCATAGAAGTGCCTTCAACATacattctttttaatggccacCAGGAGGTGACTTCTCTGGCTGCAAAAGGACTTCTGGCCCTAGAGAAGCCTATGGAAAAATATAGCTCAGAGTTTCAGGTCATATCAAATAAACCGTCAGGTCCACTTTGGTAATTGTCAGAAAGGAGAATTATCCAGGGTATACTCACTGGCTAACAAGTTCTGATTGATCAGTTGTCGCATCGAgtttcaaaacactgaaaaagttCCGCTTAAGGCTTCGTAACGTCAtggtggctacatccatcttttatattgtCTGTGCACTAGCTCGTATTGTAACCTCATTAAATAGCTGCAATCTCGCTGGCTATTGCTGTTTCGTTTGGTTACCCTTGATAATCTGGATTTGAAGTTGGActttaataacaaataaagcaTGGCGaatatgtaaaaaatatataggTGCACCACCTTTTTTATATATCTGCTCAGCTGGATAACTAGTTTACTAGTATTAAAGCAGACTAAGAGAGAGATGGCACTAAATTAATCCAGAGTATGTGGGAGAAACAGAAACAATGGTGGCTAATGGAGAACAAAAATCCCATTTTTGTGGCAAAAATCaacaaactttttaaagttttttttaaatcaggttttATAGGTGATTTTTAATGTCTTAAGATAATTTAGATAATGATTCAAAATAAATACCTACTAAACGCCTCAAAGCCTTTGCTGAGTGGaaagacatgcatgttttaAGACCTTAACCACAGGTCTTAAAACACGGCcactaaaaacattaaaatcacCAAACACTGGTTAGTCCTGATCCGAGCCTTCTCTCATGTGGGCTAACATTAAAAGTCAAATATTAACAGCTGAATGTCAGATAGGATTTATACTGTTTCcaggtgtttttttccccaagctTTAAAGAGGGTTGCATCAAAATACCTTTTACTTTTAACGCTTTACAGGGTTTTTGTTGGAGCTAATTAACTTTGCCCTCAgtacaaaaataattttcttttgtgAAAAAGTTAGCATTCGCAGTAGCTGGAGAGGATGGTAACCTTCTTGTTTTTAGCTAGGTATGAGGGTATACTTGAGAACCTTTTACAaggtttttgtttcaaaattgAATGACCCCATAAAAATACTAACCACAGCTGTTGTTTGAACTAAAGTTTGTTGGCCAGGAATCAATCAGATTAGTGCACACTTCTGTATAAAGGTAAATATTTTTCAGAGTAAATTTTCAGTATCATTCGAATATAGCCATAGATTATGGTGAGATACAAAAGGTAATATATTTAATGCAAAGTGAGATTAGATTGGGTTTAAGTGTTATTAGTGTCATTAGAAAGGGATTAATGAGTCTAATATGAAAAAACTGTCTTTGTAGTATTATCACATAAAGTCAGTCAGAGGATTATTGTTTGATGGCTACATGGTTGTTTGGTATTTATGATTATGAATTATTGTTTATAGGATCTCTACTGAGTGGATATTTGGGGTAagacatgaaaaaacaaacataaatggGAGAAATATCTTTTCAGGCAAAGTGGTATAAAAACTGAAGATTTCTATGGCCTGATAAGATACCTGAAGTGAGCCTGTTGGACAGCACAGAGGGCCTCTCCATTGCAGAATCTAGATCAGATCCAATTATAAAGGCTCTGTGAAGCCATGGGAGTCAGCCACAGTGGATTTCTCTGACAGTGGCAGCTATTTGTCTATTCATGTGGTGTTGAAAGGAATTGGAAAAATTAGCTACCAACTGCAAAACATGCCCTGAAGTTACAACAACTCTGAATGTCTGCAAAAATGTTGCTACGAGACAAATGAAACAAAGTGTTTGGCTTATACTGAGAAATCTTTGATTAGTGGTGCAAATTCATATTTTCATACACATTTGTGATGAAAAttaattttggatttttttttttttaaatttttaactgtttgttaccgttttttgtttaaatttgcCATAACTTTGGATAACAAGTCAGGTAAATCAATATTAATTCATTATAGctatgaatatgtgtgtgtactttTCAAAGCACTTAGTAAGAAAATACAACATGTCTTCTTTGTAGCACTCATGTTGTTTTCACATTAAATGCTATAGGCTACATGAACAGCGGAAGTCGGAAGAACAATTTTCCCAACTGGGACCATCTAAGGAGGATGTGAATGCACAGTAGTAGCTGCACTATGTAATGTCGATGATATACTGTTATGCAGTGattctttatttacattttgataGCTGTCTCTTAGGCTCCTAAGTTTTGGGGACACTGGCTGGGTCGCTTTCTTCATGAGAAGTTGAAACCACTCCCACATCTGTACACTTAGTTAAACAAGAAGCCACTGCAAACCAGATGTcaattagcttagcttagcttgaAGACTGGAAGCAAAATCTGTTTGGGGCAGGGTAGCGGCAACACCTCCTCCTGGTCTCTTACATTTGctcaacatttaaaaatgacataATACTAACATAAAAGAGAAAGCCCAGTCAAAGCAGCATTATAAAACATTATAATGTGCCTCACATGTATGACATCACCTCCACATTTTTCTATAATGTTACTACAACGTTGCAAAATAGTCTGGTTATTTTGCTACAAGAGAAGCATACAAACTTACCAAGTTCTTATGACAAAATGTAACAACGTGGAATTATGTAATATGTTTGTTGGGTAGTAACAGAATAGTCTGCCGAAAGGTaacaaaatattaatgttaCAGTCTAGAAAAACTTGTATCAGACCCCACGTTATTAAAAACTTCTAGAAAATTTCCTGTTTCTctgaattaataaataatacagCTGGAAAATACTGCATGGTCCTCCTATCTTGATAGGCATAGCGGTGATAGATATTGGTGTTATCCATAAGTAAGCATCAGTAAGCTGAGCCAATCAGCTGCTGGTAATAGCTTCATATTTATCAGACAGATGTGAGAGTGGTATCATACTTTCTTCctggcaaaataaaaatgttaatctCTTTTGCTGTTAGAGCCTCGTGACATGACCGGGCTGAACGCACAAGCCAGACTTGTCTTTAATGGTGATATGAAACAATGAGTGACGGGTGTATAAAGGATATGGAGCTCAGTAACTCAGTAATATGGAAGGTATGGAATACCTGTGGGAAAAATGCTTTTGTTCACTGGGTtttctgtaaaaaacaaaaacaaccaaaactatgatgaaatagtttttttaaaaacccgcTCTAAAAAACCCATTATTTCAGGAGCATATCACCATCTGGACTACATGGACTACATGAAGAATTTATTCAGGTAAGTGACTGCTAATCTTTTATAATCCGGTGCTAAGTGCTTTTATCTGTAGACAAATGTGGCTGGATAATGGCTGGGTCATTGACTGAATTGGAGGGGGCAGAACAGCGTGTGCTTCCAGTCCGAGAAACCAGGAGCAACTATTGTTCCGGCGTCCGCTTACGAATGTTATTCATCTGCCACCGAGGGATtgttgaggagacagagaggcagGCTGCGCTATTAGAGCTTAATTTAATGCTGGGTCGCTCGACATTCTCAGTAGCTTTCTCAGAAGAAAAGATGATATGTGACACCTCGCCGTGCATTTATACCTGGGTATGACTGCACAGTGAGatgcagaattaaaaaaaaaaaaacgtgtgtGGATGATTACACTTAAAAGCATGAAGTTCAGTTAGAGCTACAGAGATAGATTTGACTCTTCCCCCCTGTCTGTCCACTTTGTGTGAATGAGCAAACCAGCAAAAGTAGTTTGGTGGTGGcttatacattttatatattgtAACAAGAGAGTAACAAGAAAGGACAGTAAAGATGGCTAAAAGGGATCAGATCCCTGCAGTGCATGATACTTTTGTCCACATACTTTTGACCAAGCCGTGcgattttttctttatttcgtcctcattttttccttcttcaaGTACCAGATTTAATCTTTTCTGTGTTgcaccttctttctttttaaaattgtctCTTCAAAATAGTCTGTAGAGCGACCAAGCACATAAATTAATCTTAAATGTGTTCAGACTGAATATGTTTCTCATCAACAAAACTGCTTCTAAATGTTTCTGGTGTCCACTTCTTTCTGTTATTTGCCTTTAAATCTTCACTTATATCCTCGTTAATGAAGTACTCAGACCTAAACTTTATGTAAGGTGCCTACGGTAAGCTGTGTCCTTCAGTCTGAACACATCTTATTAACCTGCACTTCCAGCTCTGGCTTCATTTTGACTGGTCAGTGGTCCCAATGGAGAATGCAGTTATGAGCTTTACCTACAGCATTGAGGAGCGGGGCTTGTGTTAATGGGCCAACTTACAACTGGAAACATTTCAGCTTAGGACAGAGAGCACCACTCCTCTGACAGAGATTCAATAATCACATAACAACTGCAGGAGCTACAACTACCAACTATCAAAGAAAGACATGTTGACGTGTTGTTGAAGGCAAAGGTGGATGGGTGGACTGGGGGCAGGAAGGAGGGTTGAAGGAGATGGTTTGGTCTGGGTCACCTCTTCAGATGGTGGCATCATGGGGCAGTTGAGGCACTGCCACTCCGGATTTCCGGTTGGAGTAGCGCTGCATGTGGGGCAGCAGGGGGCCAGATGGTAACAGGCCTAGCAGCTCCCTGGATCTGCTTGGCAACCTCCGCCCCCACCGGCGACTACCATAACCGAGCTTGCGGCTTCGCCTCACTGCCTGGCCTAACAGCATGGCTGTGTGGGGCCACAGTGGGTCCGTGAAGCTAGAGATGCTGGACTCCTGAAAAGGGACACAGGACCTGCGCCTCAGTGCGCGTTCTCGGAAGATGTGAGAGGTGGCGAAGAGGTCGGGGCTAAGGCCGAAAGAGCCGCGGGTCAGCGAGATGCGGCCCTCCAGCGCCGGCCCCAGCAGGCTGAGGCTAGTTCTGTCCGTGAACGAGTCAGTTCGGTCTTCGTAGCCAAGGTCAGCGGGCGCTGAGCACTGCTGCAGGGGCCAGCCTCCACGGCTCTTCCCCCCATTGTCCGCATTGCTTCCTCCCTCTCCGCCGTCACGCTCTACCCTGACCgcttcatcttcctcctcctgctcctcctcttcttgctcctcctcctccacctctgctACCTCCTCCTCGTCCGCCACCTCTCCCTCCACcacaccctcctcctcctcctcggtgCTGGTGGGTGGTGGCGAGCGAGGGTCCCGCAAGAAGACCACTATGACAGTGATATTATCGCTAGAGCCTGCATCCCGGGCTGAGGCCACCAGCTTATGAGCTACCATGGTGGTGTCCCCAGCGTTCTCCTGGAGATGATCACTGACCACGCGCACCGCCTCATCTGGATTCACCGTGTCCCAGAAGCCATCGCAGGCCAGAATCAGGTAGTCTTCTGAACCATCCAATGGGAAGATGCCATGGTCTGCGTCGCCACAGATGTAGGGTTTGTGCTCCGAGTCACCTGTCAACACAGGTAATGGTTTAATCTGTGAGGATCTGCTCAGACTAAGGTAAAAACATCCAGGAACATCTCATGAATCAGGAAAAGGAATCTAGTAGGAAATTAtctaaaataataacattaaagATGTTATAAGGAATTATATTTATAATAACTGCTTTCTAATAGTGGGATTAGCATATGTACATGTGCTGCTTTAAAtgttggggggtggggtgggtgtgtgtgtgtgtgtgtgtgtgtggggggggttaAAGTTGTTCTCTATTAGAGTGATTGCTGCCTTACTGTTACATTTAACACCCTACCTTAAATCTAACTCTGTTTTAGGGTTAAATTGTAACTTTAACCCTAAATGAAATCTTTAACTCTCATGTTAGTTCTTGAAgggatgtgaaaaaaataagagTGAATCGATACATTAGGGTTAGGGGTAACTTTTCCTTTCCCTCACTCTGCAGCTCTGAAACTAAGTCTGGTTCTCAAAAAGATAGCTGGATCAATTTTTCTGTAAGGAAGCTACTTTTGGccgctcccttattcacaaaggGTCACCACAAAAGGTAGCTCTGCATATTTGATTGGTAGATTTTTTTACTTCCTGACTCAAAACCTCAAAGGGATTTGTCTGTATTCCTCGGACTGAACCGGGGAGTCTTTTCCTTGCCAGGTAAACGTGTAAGCTGCTAAACTTGGATATGCTTTTACGGATgtgttttaatgtcattttatattcatttttttgtcttttctgtaGCAAATGACTTCTGTCGTTCTTTTTGGATGAGCAGTTTTCAAGAAGGGTACCACCCACAACCTGCCCACAGTCTGCCCACAATCACACATAGTTCTCTTTTCAAAAGAGGAACTTTATGATTAACTCAATGTGACATGTTTAAGGGTCATCTATGAAGCTACAAAAATGTATGAGAAATGTGCAATAAAAAGAACGTGCATGAAAAGTTTACCTATCGCTCTGGATACAGACAAGCTGCCATTGACCCTCCACGTGCCGAACCAGATCACACAACCTCCGAGAGCCTCGATCCTCTGCTTCTCATCCTGCAGACACAAAATGATTGTAATCATCTTGTGCTGCCATTCTGCAGCAGAAAGCTCAGTACTAAAGCACAATGCTTTGCCCGCCTCTGCTGTGCCCTTAAAATCTGAAATGCTAGTGCTGTTTCTAGATTAATGATGCTGGAAACAGGCTGGGACATAGCAAGGAAGGAGGATGGTGTCCTGTGTTACTATTGTTGTTGCAGAattaaacaaagaaacacatggtGAGCAATAATGAAGTGGAAATTTTGCGACgaattataataataaacaggaagtggaaaGCTCATGAAGCACAAGTTTTCCTATATACAGATTTTTAAGGGAGTTCAGTTGTTTGACTACGACGTGCACCTTTCAGGTACTCAGCAGGCAGGTGGTATAATACTGCTCTCACATTTGGTTGTGAAATATAAAATTTTGGCAGAAATCACCCTAAAATATCACTAAATAACACATTATATCtcatttgttctcattttttttttaaagaaaaaaagaagtgtaaATTAACAATGTGTTGTTTTATCTGAGTTTATTGGTGCCAGAATATTTTTTTGGCTGTAACTATTAATCTACGAAAGTTCTCACCGCCTGCCAACTGCtcagagaaaataaatattttgccaCATAACGCCGTAAAATGGAAACGCGACGTTTTTACACTTCAGTACTTGTGCCGATTAAATCAACACGACACAGTAACTGGATCTTTACATAATGCAAGTGCAGATATGATTAATCTGAAATCCATCTAAGTCAAAATGCACCAACGCATAAAACAACTCTTTATTAAAGATgataaattattgttatttgtctTATCATGGCCACTGTCTATTTGGGCAAGTTTACATCTGATTGACTGcccctcacaaacagaaggtcAGAACAGCAGGTAGGCGTGGCTGCTAACAGAGTTTCTACAATCCACAGAGAAATTCATAAAGGACTCATCATGTCTGCGGTATGAGGAGACTGAGTTATCTCACCTCTCTGTCTGGTTTATGTGGTTTCATCAGCTCCACCACCTGCCCTTTCCTGACCAGAATGACCTGGGAGTCTCCAAGCCAGGCCACGTACAACGTCCGGCCCCGCAGGAACGTCACCACGCCTGTTGTGCCACAACGTAGGTTCTGCCAGACAGACACATGTCACAGTGTTCTCAAGAGTAGCTGCATCACCACAAATACTTTGAAACGAGCAGAAAAACATGTTGACAACATTGAGCTATTTAGGAAGATACCTCTGTCTCATTCTTATTAAAATTGGACTAGCTGTTGGAATTATACTCATagcataaatataataaataaatagtggTATTCACCATGAGTAAACTTAACAGTACTTCACAGTTTAGGAATACTGTGCAGTAAATACTACTAAATGGTTTCGTCCTTGGATTATGTGGTTACCTCTCGCGAGGCCTTCTTCACAAAGCGTTCGTCGGTGAGTTTGAAGGCTCTGCAGAGCGCCTCGCTGGGGTCCTGGCTGAAGGATTCCTGCCGGACTAAGTTCACgtgaaggtgattggctgcataAATGGCAGCATCCACACCTCCATGACCGTCAAACACAGCAAAGAAAGCCTGCTCTTCCTGATCCTGGCAGACAggaaaaaatgtgattttgtaGGCTGGACTGCATGGCGTGAAACTCCCATATCACAAAAATAAATTTCCACAGTTATCTATTTGGCATTAAACTTTTGATGTAGTCCCTAAATACAGTAAACTCAAATGACTTAATGGCCTAATTGGTCAAATGATGTAATGTAATATTGAGAGTGCAAACATCACAATTTAGATATATCAAAAGTTACTATATGCAATATTTGCTAAGgtattatatataaaatatacggAATTGCAGGTACTTAAATGCTACATATGGGTGCTTTTAGCATGATGGTGGGTAGTTGCTAGGCACCATGATGATGAAATAAGATCCTTC is a window encoding:
- the ppm1e gene encoding protein phosphatase 1E, giving the protein MMAGSAAEEKTFRRFLELFIREMRMPLQEGDPLPMRPLSDLVSEDEVEGECLDLCLQHLYKYNCPCSLAAALARATADSLLQTDLSIHHLNKTVEDGADPLPQMESVKLARLVFNRLFETCCLWLKELPFHRRPQPYYETSIHAIKNMRRKMEDKHIIIPDFNTLFNIQDQEEQAFFAVFDGHGGVDAAIYAANHLHVNLVRQESFSQDPSEALCRAFKLTDERFVKKASRENLRCGTTGVVTFLRGRTLYVAWLGDSQVILVRKGQVVELMKPHKPDREDEKQRIEALGGCVIWFGTWRVNGSLSVSRAIGDSEHKPYICGDADHGIFPLDGSEDYLILACDGFWDTVNPDEAVRVVSDHLQENAGDTTMVAHKLVASARDAGSSDNITVIVVFLRDPRSPPPTSTEEEEEGVVEGEVADEEEVAEVEEEEQEEEEQEEEDEAVRVERDGGEGGSNADNGGKSRGGWPLQQCSAPADLGYEDRTDSFTDRTSLSLLGPALEGRISLTRGSFGLSPDLFATSHIFRERALRRRSCVPFQESSISSFTDPLWPHTAMLLGQAVRRSRKLGYGSRRWGRRLPSRSRELLGLLPSGPLLPHMQRYSNRKSGVAVPQLPHDATI